The following nucleotide sequence is from Candidatus Binatia bacterium.
ATCTCATCGTTGCCGGCAGCCGCGAAGGCCTCGTCATGGTCGAAGGCGGCGCCAAGATGCTGCCGGAAGACGTCATACTGGAGGCGCTGTTCACCGCGCACAAGGAACTGCAGGCCATTCTCGACATGCAGGACGAACTCCAGCGGGCACTCGGCAAGCCGAAGCGATCGATCGCCATCACCGCGTTCGATGAAGCCTTGTTTGGGCAGGTCGACGCCCAGCTCAAGCCACGCGTCGAAGCGGCTTTCCAACTCGGTGGCAAGCACGAACGTGCGGCGGCGGTACGGGAAGCTGAAAGAGAAGTGCTGGCTGGGTTGGCAGCGGCCTTCCCGGACCGCGCGCATGCGTTGCGGGAAATGTGCGAAGAGGTGAAGAGCCGCGTCATGCGGCGCGCCATTGTCGCCGAAGGACGCCGCGTCGATGGGCGTGGGCTGAAGGACATCCGGCCCATCACCTGTGAGGTGGGGCTGTTGCCCCGCACGCACGGCTCGGCATTGTTCACGCGGGGCGAAACCCAGGCACTCGCCGTGGCCACACTGGGCACCTCGTCGGACGAGCAGAAGATCGACGCGCTGGTCGGTGAGTACTACAAGAAGTTCATGTTGCACTACAACTTCCCGCCGTTCAGCGTCGGTGAGGTCAAGTTCCTGCGCAGCCCCGGCCGGCGGGAAATCGGCCACGGGGCCTTGGCGGAGCGCGCCCTGCTGGCGGTGCTGCCGGCGAAAGAAGAGTTCCCGTACACCATCCGGGTCGTCTCCGAGATCCTCGAATCGAACGGGTCGTCCTCGATGGCGACGGTGTGCGGCGGCACGCTCTCGCTCATGGATGCGGGCGTCCCCATCAAGGCGCCGGTGGCGGGCATCGCCATGGGACTGATCAAGGAAGATGATGCGATTCGCATCTTGTCCGACATCCTCGGCGACGAAGATCACCTCGGCGACATGGATTTCAAAGTTGCCGGCACCGCCGAGGGGATCACCGCGTTACAGATGGACATCAAGATCGGCCGGGTTACCCGGGACATCATGCGCGAGGCCTTGTATCAGGCCCGTGAGGGGCGCCTGCATATCCTCAAGGCCATGACCGCCACCCTGGCGGGGCCGCGCACGGATATCTCCGCCCATGCGCCGCGGATCGTCACGCTGAAGATCCGACCCGACAAGATCCGCGACGTCATCGGTCCGGGCGGCAAGGTCATCCGCAGCATCATCGAGGAGACCGGCGTCAAGATCGACGTCGAAGATGACGGCACCGTGTTGGTGGCCTCTGCCGACGGTGTGTCGATGCAGCGCGCGATCGATCTGATCAAAGCGATCACCGCCGAAGCCGAGGTCGGGAGGATTTACAAAGGCACGGTCAAGAAGATCGTGGACTTCGGGGCGTTCGTCGAAATCCTGCCTGGCACGGACGGATTGCTGCACATTTCGCAAATTGGCCCCGGCCGCGTCAATCGCGTCTCCGATGTGCTGAAGGAAGGCGACGAGATCATGGTC
It contains:
- the pnp gene encoding polyribonucleotide nucleotidyltransferase; the protein is MYRKVEIEFHGRPLSIEVGRMAKQADGAALVSYGETVVLVTAVSAKTAREGLDFFPLTCDYQERTFAAGKIPGGFFKREGRPSEKEVLTSRLIDRPIRPLFPKGFVCETQVIATVVSHDRENDPDMVALIGASAALQVSDIPFHGPIAAVRMGRIDGQLVVNPLQTQLEQTELNLIVAGSREGLVMVEGGAKMLPEDVILEALFTAHKELQAILDMQDELQRALGKPKRSIAITAFDEALFGQVDAQLKPRVEAAFQLGGKHERAAAVREAEREVLAGLAAAFPDRAHALREMCEEVKSRVMRRAIVAEGRRVDGRGLKDIRPITCEVGLLPRTHGSALFTRGETQALAVATLGTSSDEQKIDALVGEYYKKFMLHYNFPPFSVGEVKFLRSPGRREIGHGALAERALLAVLPAKEEFPYTIRVVSEILESNGSSSMATVCGGTLSLMDAGVPIKAPVAGIAMGLIKEDDAIRILSDILGDEDHLGDMDFKVAGTAEGITALQMDIKIGRVTRDIMREALYQAREGRLHILKAMTATLAGPRTDISAHAPRIVTLKIRPDKIRDVIGPGGKVIRSIIEETGVKIDVEDDGTVLVASADGVSMQRAIDLIKAITAEAEVGRIYKGTVKKIVDFGAFVEILPGTDGLLHISQIGPGRVNRVSDVLKEGDEIMVKVLEVDRQGKIRLSRREAMPAEPTASGQS